The region CGCCGACTGGGCCATCTCCATTGCCCTCGTCAAGGACGGCAGGCCGGTCCTCGGCGTCCTCCACGCTCCGATCCATGAGCGTCTTTATGAAGCGCGGATCGGCGAAGGAGCCTGGTGCAACGGCGAGAGGCTGGCGCTGGACCAAGCCGGCGGTACCTCTCCGGCCCGGGTGGCGGGCCCTAAGCCTCTCGTGGACCGGCTCGAACGCCGCATGGGCCCGGTCGAGCGCCTGCCCAAGGTGCCGTCCCTGGCGCTCCGGCTGGCCCGGGTGGCGGAAGGCACCATCGATATCGGGCTCGTCTCCGCCAATGCACAGGACTGGGACATCGCCGCAGCCGACCTCATTCTGCAGGAGGCAGGCGGCTGCCTAACGGGGTTCGATGGTTCGACGCCGATCTACAACAGGCCCCAGCCCTCTCACGATGAGATGATTGCCGTTGCGTCACGGTTGCATCCTCGTGCTATTGGAGCCATGAGAGCCTGACATCGTCGGCTCCAGCCGACATCGATCCTTCCAACACTCTTCAGAAGAGCCCTATCACCATGACCGACACGCCTGGCAAGCAGCTCCTGCATCTGGTTTTCGGCGGCGAGCTCAGCAGCCTCGAATCCGTCGATTTCAAGGATCTTTCCAAGCTCGACATCGTCGGAATCTACCCGAACTATGCCAGCGCCCATGCGGCATGGAAGGCCAAGGCGCAGGCCACCGTGGACAATGCGCAGATGCGCTACTTCATCGTCCACCTCCACCGCCTGCTGGATCCGCAGAACGGCTGATCCTTCACGCCGCCATGAGCCTCATGAAGCGCATCATCCGGTCGCGGGCGGTCCAGGAAACCCTGGGCTTCGTCGTCGCGGGCTATCTCAAGTTCGTCCAGCGCACGAACCGGTTCGTCATGGAACCGGCCGATGCCTATGAGCGGATCGAGATGCCCGTGATCGCTGCCATGTGGCACGGCCAGCACTTCATGATCCATTTCGCCAAAAGGCCGCAGGACCGTGCCGCAAGCCTCGTGTCACGGTCCGGCGACGGCGAGTTCAACGCTGTTGCCCTGCGTCACCTGGGCGTGCGGGCGATCCGCGGCTCCGGCGCACGCGGTCGCGACATCCGTAAAAAGGGCGGCGCCCAGGCCATGCGGTCGATGCTGCGGGCCTTGAGCGATGGGGAGATGGTCGTGATGACCGCCGATATCCCGAAGATCTCGCGGATCTGCGGCCAGGGCATCGTGACGCTCGCGCAATTATCGGGTCGCCCCATCGTACCCGTTGCCGTCGTGACCAGCCGCCGCATCGATTTCGACAGCTGGGACAAGGCCAGCATCGGCCTGCCCTTCGGGCGCGGGGCGATGGTGCTCGGCGAGCCGGTCCATGTGCCGCGCGACGCGGACGAGCCGACGCTGGAATCCTTGAGAAAGTGCGTCGAACGGGAACTCGACCGGGTTCACGAGCGGGCCTATGCTCTCGTCGGGTCGAGGGATCCGGGCGCCAAGCCCAATCCTGTGCTCATGGAAGGCTCCCGAGCATGAGCTTCCCGATCGTCTTCAAAGCCTATCGCGCGGCCGTGTCCGTGCTGGAGCCGGCCGTGCTCGGCCTCCTGTACTGGCGCCGGCACAAGGGGCGCGAGGACCGCACGCGGCTGGGAGAGCGGCAAGGTTATCCCAGCCGGCAGCGGCCCAAAGGTCACCTGATCTGGGTTCACGGCGCCAGCATCGGCGAGACCCTGTCTCTTCTGCCCATCGTCGAACGGATGACCCAGCGGGGTCTCACGGTCCTGGTCACCTCGGGCACGAAGACGTCCGCGTCCCTCATCGCCCGTCGTCTCCCACCCGGGGCCATCCACCAGTTCGTCCCCCTGGACGTGCCACGTTATACAAGACGCTTCCTCGAACATTGGCAGCCCGACCTCGCCCTCATCGCTGAATCCGAGATCTGGCCGAACACCATCATGGCGCTCGCCGAGCGTGACATCCCGCTCGTCATGGTGAATGGGCGCATGTCGGATCGGTCGTACCGGCGCTGGCAGAAGATGCCGCGCATCATCAAAGGCCTGCTCGACCAGTTCGCCCTGTGCCTGGCCCAGACGGCCGAGGATGCCGAACGGCTGGCGCGGCTCGGCGCGCCCCGGGTGATCGTGACAGGCAACATCAAATTCGACGCCGCCCCTCCCCCGGCCGACCCACGGATGGTGGCGCATCTTTCGGGCATGATCGCGGGCCGCCCGGTCTGGCTTGCCGCCAGCACGCATCCCGGAGAGGAAAGCGTGATCGTCGCCGTCCATCGCGCCCTGGCCAAGCGTTATCCTCAGCTGCTGACCATCATCGCCCCGCGGCACCCCCATCGCGGACCGGAGGTCTCGGCTCTGGCAGGGCAGGCCGGCTTGCGGGCCGGGCGACGGTCGGAGGGCATTCACCCGGACCGAGCGACGGATGTCTACGTGGTCGATACGGTGGGCGAAATGGGCCTGTTCTACCGGCTCTCCCCGGTCGTCCTCATGGGCGGCACCCTGGTGCCCGTCGGCGGACATAACCCGATCGAGCCGGCCAAGCTCGGCGCGGCCATCCTGCACGGCCCGCATGTCCATACCGCCACCGAGATCTACGAGGCCCTCGACCGGTCTCGGGGTGCCTTGATGGTGAAGGACAGCGCCACCCTGGCCCGCGCCGTCAACGAATTGCTGAGCAATGCGGCGCTGACGCGCGACATGGCCCGCAAGGCCGGAGAGGCCGTTCAGGCGCTCGGCGGTGCCGTGGACCGTACCATGCAGTCGGTCGAGCCCTTCATCGTCCAGGCGAAACTGGGGGCGCGCCGCTGATGCGCGCGCCGCGCTTCTGGTGGCAACCCTTCCCCACGCTGCCGGCCACCCTGTTGCGCCCCGCAGGCATCATCTATACTTCCGTTGCGACACGACGGATGCATCGCACGGGCGAGAAGGCGGACCTTCCCGTCATCTGCATCGGGAATTTCACCGCGGGCGGCGCCGGCAAGACGCCGACGGCCTTGGCCGTCGCCAGAATTCTCGATGCCGGCGGAGAGAGCCCGGCCTTCCTGTCGCGGGGCTATGGCGGCCGCCTTCCGGGTCCCGTGCAAGTCAGTACACCGGATCATTCGGCCTCGGACGTGGGTGACGAACCCATTCTGCTCTCGAGGACGGCGACGACCATCGTATCGCGCGACCGTCCTGCCGGGGCACAGCTGGCCTACGAGTCCGGCGCGACGGTCGTGATCATGGACGACGGGCTTCAGAATCCGTCCCTGGTCAAGGATTGCGCCATCGCGGTCGTGGATGGGGCCACCGGAATCGGCAACGGACTGCCTTTGCCGGCTGGGCCGCTGCGCGCGCCGATGGACGTTCAATGGCCCATGATCGATGCGGTTCTGATCATCGGCGATGGCGAGCCAGGGCGACAGATTGCCGAGGAGGCCGAACGCCGCGACAAGCGCGTGTTCGAGGCAAGGCTCGCACCTTCCCCGGAAGCGATCCAGTCCCTGGAAGGCAGGAGGGTTCTCGCCTTCGCGGGCATCGGGCGTCCCGGCAAGTTCTTCGACACCCTGCGCGACTGCGGGGCCATCGTCGAAGCCGCCCGTTCGTTCCCCGACCATCATCGCTATACGACGGCCGAACTCGGGACACTGCAACGCGAAGCCGAGGCTCGCGGGCTTGTGGCCGTGACGACGGAAAAGGATTTTGCCCGGATCGCGGCGATACGGGATCCCAGGCCTTGGCCGGAGCTGACCGTCCTTCCCGTGCGGCTCCGGATCGAGAACGAGGCGGGCCTGCGCAACCTGCTCCTGCGCCGCATCAACGAAAGGCGACTGCGCGTCGCCTGACGGCGCCCCTTATTTTCCAGGGCAGCTATTTTCTAGGTGCAGGCTGACCCGAGATGCGCATCATCACCGCCTCGGGCGAGGCATAGGCTTCCTGCCTCTCGACGCTCCAATACTTGAGCTCGTCGAGGGGGATCTCGACGCCCGTCACCGCGCAACGCACATAGGCCCCGGGCTTCACGACCCGGAGGTTGCTGTCGAGATATTGCACGACGGCTTCGCCGCCGCTGCGTTCGATCTTGTTCAACATCGATGACATCGAGAAATGCGTTGCGCCTTTCTTCACATAAGCAGGTGAGCCGAGGATTTCCAATCCTCAATCAAAACAAGGCGCCCTGCTCTTCCGCCGCCACGAGCTTCGGCTTGGCCACTCTGGGCCGCGACCCGATCCGCCCGCCCGTCGCGTCCGCCTTGCCGTCGGCGAATTCCAGCACGAGGGCTTGGCCGTCCAGCACCGCCTCGGCCGAATTGAGCGGCTGCCCGTCCGCATCCCGGACCAGGGCGAAGCCGCGCTTGAGCACGGATTTATAGTTCAGGCTGTCGAAGAGCTTCGACACCGCCTCCAGCCTGTCGGCCTTGCGGGCGATCTGTCCCTGCAACGCGGGCACGAGACGCTCGGCCACCCGCCGGGTGAGTTCGTGGCCTTGCGCGAGGCGCGTCCGCTCGGCGCGCAGCAAGGCCTCGCGGGATACCACCAGACGGCGGCCGATCTGCTTCAGGCTCTCCTCGCGCAGGAGGATGGAGCGGCAGACCGCGTTGTGGGGACGCGGTCCGACCGCATCGAGCCGAGCCCGCATGCGGGCGACATTGGCCACCGGCGAGACGTGGGCCAGCTGGCGCGCGACCTTGAGCAGCCGCTCCTCGTGGCCGCGAGCATTGCGGGCGAGCGCCGGGTAGAGCTTGGCCGCCGCGAGGTCGAGCCGCTGACGCTTGGGCGAGAACAGCGCCTCCGGCGTCGGCAGGGCGCGGGCCGTGGCACGCAGGTCCGACCGCCGGCGCTCCACGAGGCGCAGCGTCGCCTCCATATGCCGCCGGGAGAGATCGTTGACGGCCGCCATGAGCTCGACCCGCACCGGCACCACCATCTCGGCGGCACCTGTGGGCGTGGGCGCCCGCCGGTCGGACGCGTAGTCGATCAGCGTCGTGTCGGTCTCGTGGCCCACCGCCGAGACGAGCGGGATGGCGCTCTCGGCGGCGGCGCGCACCACGATTTCCTCGTTGAAGCCCCACAGATCCTCGATCGAACCACCACCGCGGGCGACGATCAGCACATCCGGGCGCGGGATCCGGCCGCCCGGCTCCAGCGCGTTGAAGCCACGGATGGCGGCGGCGACCTCAGACGCGCAGGTGTCGCCCTGCACGCGCACGGGCCAGACCAGCACCCGGCGCGGGAAGCGGTCTTCCAGCCGGTGGAGAATGTCGCGGATCACCGCGCCGGTCGGCGAGGTGACGACGCCGATCACTCGGGGCAGGAACGGCAGAGGCCGCTTGCGCTCCTGGGCGAAGAGCCCTTCGGCATTCAGCTTGCGGCGGCGCTCCTCGAGCAGGGCCATGAGGGCGCCGATGCCGGCGGGCTCGAGCGTGTCGATGACGATCTGGTACTTGGACGAACCCGGGAAGGTGGTGATGCGCCCGGTGGCGATGACCTCCATCCCCTCCTCGGGGCGGATCTTGAGCCGGGCGAAGGATCCTTTCCAGATCACCGCGTCGATTCGGGCATTCTGGTCCTTCAGGCAGAAATAGGCGTGGCCCGACGAATGCGGCCCGCGATAGCCCGACACCTCGCCCCGCAGGCGGACATGGCCGAACGCATCCTCCAGGGTGCGCTTGAGAGCTCCCGCAAGGTCGGAGACCGACCATTCGGGAGCATTCGAGGGAGCTTTTTCTGCGAACATGCCGTGAACCTAATCCGCCCGGCTGCAACCTGCCAAGGGTGCGGACGCAACAGCCGTTCACAATGCGAAACTATCCCCTGTGCATTTCGCCGCGCCCGCGAAACAGGTCCCGTTTCACGCTTTCGAGACTAGGCGCAAAAGCCCGCAGCGGCTAAGAGCGCAGGCAGCACAGGGAGGCGAAGGCCATGAACATTCTTCTCATCGGGTCCGGCGGGCGGGAGCATGCTTTGGCGAGAAGTCTCTCGGCGAGCGCCCTGTGCGACAAGCTCCTCATTGCCCCCGGCAATCCCGGCACGGCGCAGCATGGCACCAATGTGGCGCTCGACGTCACGGACCACCGGGCGGTGATCGATTTCTGCCGGGTGATGAAGGTCGATTTCGTCGTGGTCGGCCCTGAAGCCCCCCTGGTGGCGGGCCTCGTGGACGATCTCACCGCCGCCGGGATCAAGGCATTCGGGCCGAGCAAGGCTGCGGCCCAGCTCGAAGGCTCGAAGGCCTTCACCAAGGATCTGTGCGCGGAGTTCGACATTCCCACCGCGGCCTATCGGCGTTTCACCGATGCGGAGGCGGCCAAAGCCTACATTCGCGGTTACGGCGTGCCGATCGTCGTCAAGGCGGACGGCCTTGCCGCTGGAAAGGGCGTGGTGGTCGCCACCTCCTTCGAGGAGGCTGAGCAAGCGGTCGACATGATGATCGGCGGCGGACTCGGCGCCGCCGGAGCCGAGGTGGTGATCGAGGCCTTTCTCGAAGGCGAAGAGGCGAGCTTCTTCGCCCTCTGCGATGGCACGCACGCGGTCCCCTTCGGTACGGCGCAGGACCATAAACGCGTCTTCGACGGCGACCAGGGGCCCAACACCGGCGGCATGGGGGCCTATTCTCCGGCCGCCGTGATGACGCCGGAGCTGCAAGCCCGGGCCATGCGCGAGATCATCGAGCCGACTCTCGCCGGCATGAAGGCGCGTGGCACCCCCTATACGGGTATCCTGTACGCGGGGCTGATGCTCACCAAGGACGGGCCGCAGCTCATCGAATACAACGCCCGCCTCGGCGACCCCGAAACCCAGGTGCTGCTGCCGCGCCTGAAATCCGATCTCGTGACCGCGCTCCTGGCCGCGTGCGACGGCGTTCTGAACAGCATCTCGCTGCAATGGTCGGATCAGGCGGCACTCACCGTCGTCATGGCCGCCAGGGGCTATCCTGGCGCCGTCGAGAAAGGATCGGAGATCCGCGGCATCGACAAGGCCGAGGCCTTGAACGACGTGATCGTGTTCCATGCCGGCACGAAACAAGACGGCGACAGGATCGTTGCCAATGGCGGACGCGTGCTCAACGTCACCGCGTTGGGACGCACCATCTCGGAGGCCCAGACCAAGGCCTATGAGGCGGTGTCGCAGATCGTTTGGCCAGAGGGCTTCTGCCGAAAGGACATCGGCTGGCGTGCCGTGGAGCGGGAAGAGAGCTGAAAGCCGCGTACTTCCATCGAGGGATGACGCAAGGGCAGACGATTCTCGTTAGAGTTGCGCCACATTTCCCAAAAGGGAGATGATCCTTTTTGGGAACAAATGCCCTACCTTCTCGCATCGTCCCTGTCCCAAACCAGCGAGCATGCCTCCATGAGCGACGATCTCTTTCCCGATTTCGAAAGCCACTGGATCGACACGGAGGTGGGACGCATCTTCGCGCGCACGAAAGGCAACGGGAAGCCGCTGGTCCTTTTGCACGGTTTTCCCCAGACACATGCCATGTGGCACCACCTCGCGCCGACATTGGCCGAGACGTACAGGGTCGTCTGCCTGGACATGCGCGGCTATGGCTGGTCGGCGGCCCCCAAGGGCGATCCGAAACACGAGACCTATTCCAAGCGCGCCATGGGCCGGGACGTGATCCGGGTCATGGAAGCGCTGGGCCATGTGCATTTCGCCATCGCCGGACATGATCGCGGAGCCCGCGTAGCCTACCGGCTCGCGCTCGACCATCCGGGCCGCGTGGAGCGGCTTGCTCTTCTCGACATCCTGCCGACCTTTCATGTGTGGGAGGAGATGCGCTCGGAGAAAGTTCCGGAAGCGCATTGGGGTTATCTCTCACAGGCTTACCCGAAGCCGGAGGAAGAAATCGGACGCGATCCGATCCCCTATTTCGAGGGCCTGATGCGGCAATGGTCGGCCGCGGGCGACCTGAGCGCCTTCGATCCCCGGGCTCTGCATTCCTACTGGCAGAGCTGCAACGAACCCAGCCGCATCCACGCCTTCTGCGAGGATTACCGGGCCGGCGCGACGCAGGACATCGAGGCCGACGAAGCCGATCTGGCTGCGGGCAAGACGATCCAATGCCCGACCTATCTGATCTGGAGCGACTACTATCTCGTCAGCGGCCCCGTCGGCGACCGGAAGCAGCCGCTGGAAATCTGGCACCGGAGTTTCGCCCCCAGAGCCACCGGCACCGGCGTCACGTCAGGGCATTTCGTAGCGGAAGAAAACCCATCCGCGACGCTGGAGGCGCTGCAGGCCTTTCTGGCTTCGTGATGTTCTGCGAATAGAGCACAAAGCGCTCTAACGCCGCTCCCCGAAAAACGCCTTCAGCAGCTGGGCCGCCTCGCTCTCCCGGATGCCGCCGTAGACTTCCGGAGCATGGTGGCAGGTCGGCTGGTCGAAGAAGCGCACGCCGTTGTCGACCGCGCCGCCCTTGGGGTCCTGGGCCGCGTAATAGACGCGCCGGATGCGGGCGAAGGAGATCGCTCCCGCGCACATGGTGCAGGGCTCCAGGGTCACGTAGAGATCGCAGCCCGACAGGCGCTCGTCGTCCAAAGCCTCGCAGGCCCGGCGGATCGCGAGCATTTCCGCATGGGCCGAGGGGTCGCGCAGCTCGCGCGGGCGGTTGCCCGCCGAAGCGACAATCCGGCCGTCCTTGACGATGGCGGCCCCCACGGGCACCTCCCCGCGCGCGGCGGCGGCGCGGGCCTCGTCGAAGGCCACGCTCATGGGATCCGGCCGTCCCGGATCAAGCGGCTCGTGATCGGCGTTATCCGTCAACCGGTTCGCTCCTTAACCCTCGCTTCTGTGGAACTCCTCTGCTATCAGGCTCCCATGACCGACAGCAACGACGATAATCGCAGGGGCCGTTCCTCCGGACGCTCCGACCGTGGCCGCCCCTCCGGCGACAGGCCCCCCCGAAAGCCTCGCGAAGGTGGCGAGCGCCCCTTCCGCGCCCGAGGCGACGACGACCGCCCACGCAAGCCCCGCGAGGGCGGCGACCGGCCGTTCCGCAGCCGCGACGGTGATAAGCCATTCCGCCCACGCGGAGAAGGTGGCGAGCGCCCCTTCCGCAGCCGGGACAACGATGAGCGCCCCCGCCGCTTCGAAGGTGGCGAGAAGAAGTCCTTTCGGCCCCGCGGCGAAGGCGGCGACAAGCCCTTCCGTGGCCGCGCCGGCGACGAGCGCCCGCGCCGCTTCGACCGCTCGGCCGAGGATCGTCCGCGCCGCGCCCGCGAGGAGCGCGCCGAGGTGCAGGCCGAGCCGCTGGAGCCCGTCGAGGACCGCATCGCCAAGGTCATCGCCCGTGCGGGAGTCGCGTCCCGCCGCGACGCGGAGGTGCTGATCGCGGAAGGCCGCGTGACCCTCAACGGCAAGGTGCTGGAATCCCCGGCCATCAACGTGACGGCGTCGGACAAGATCACCGTGGACGGCGAGCCCCTGCCCGCCAAGGAGCGGACGCGCCTGTGGCTCTTCCATAAGCCGCGCGGTCTCGTGACCACGGCCCGCGACCCGGAAGGCCGCCCGACCGTGTTCGACAATCTGCCCGAGGACCTGCCCCGCGTGGTGGCGGTGGGCCGGCTCGACATCAACACCGAGGGCCTGCTGCTCCTGACCAACGACGGCGGCCTTGCCCGCATCATCGCCCACCCGGACACCGGCTGGCTGCGCCGCTACAAGGTGCGCGCCCATGGCGAGATCAACCAAGCGGACCTCGACAAGCTGCGCGACGGCATCAGCATCGACGGGATCGATTACGGCCCCATCGAGGCGCGCCTCGACCGCATGCAGGGCGACAACGTGTGGATCACGATGGGTCTTCGCGAGGGCAAGAACCGCGAGATCAAGCGTATCCTCGAACATCTCGGCATGCAGGTGAACCGCCTGATCCGCATGTCCTTCGGCCCGTTCCAGCTCGGCGACCTCGAGGTCGGCCTCGTGGAAGAGGTGCGCACCAAGGTGCTGCGGGACCAGCTCGGAGAGGCGCTTGCCGCCGAGGCGGGGGTCGACTTCGAAAGCCCGGTGCGCGAGCCCATCGCGCCCTTTGGCTCGTCCAAGAAGCAGGACCGCGAGGAGCGCAGCGAACGTCCGTCGCGCTTTGGCCGCGACCGGGACGACGAGCGGCCGCGGCGCCGCCGGGACGACGATGAACGGCCGTCGCGTGGCCGTGGCGGCGACCGGTTCGAGCGCGACGAGGAAGAGCCGAAAAAGCGCCCCTCGCGCCTCGACGTGAAGACGAGCGTGTGGCGTGCCGGAGAGACGGACGAGGATGCTCCGCGCCGGAGGTCCCCGCGCCGCGGCGCCGATCCGAAGGAGGCCCGCGCCGCGAGCGGAGAGCTCCAGCGCGAGCGCGTCGGCGCGATCTCGTCGAGCGAGGGCCGCAAGGTTGTCGTGGAGCGTCTCGTGCGCCAACCGCAGGAAGAGGAAGCGCCCGCGCCGCGCCGGGGCCGTGCGGCCGCCGGCGAGGACCGTCCGCGCCGTCGCGACGATCGTGAAGGGGCTCCGGCCCGTCGTGGCCGCGAGACCGGCGAGCGCCCCTTCCGTGCCCGAAGCGAGGACGATCGGCCGCGACGCCCGGCCGGCGACAGGCCATTCCGCGCCCGCCCCGAAGGCGACGAGCGTCCGCGCTCGCGCCAGGGCGAGCGCCCCTTCCGCTCTCGCGAGGGAGGCGACGACCGCCCGCGCAAGCCGCAGGGCGACCGTCCGTTCCGCGCTCGCGGCGACGATGACCGTCCCCGTCGCGGTCCTCCGCGCGGAGACGCGCCCTCGCGCGGCGGTCCGAGAGGCGGAGGCTTCAAGGGAGGCCCGAGGGGAGCGTCCAAGGGCGGTCCCGCAAAAGGCGGCTTCAAAGGCGGATCAAAGGGCGGCCCGCGCGGCCGCCGCTGAACGAGGGGAAACACCAACCTCATCCTGCGTGTCTGACTCGTAGCGCGGTGCGGCTGTTTCCTTCCCCCTTGTGGGGAGGGGTGGCTGCGAAAGCAGGCGGGGTGGGGTGTCGGCACTGGACTAGACCAGAGTGGCGCTCACACCCCCATCTCCAACTCCTCCCCTCAAGGGGGAGAGTTCCCGCGCTTTAAGGCCCAGCCGCTCAGGAGGAGGCTATCGCCGAACTTCTTAAACAGGATTTATACAATGAGAATCGTGGGCGGACGCTGGCGCGGCCGCTCGCTCAAGGGGCCGAGTTCGGACGCGATCCGCCCGACCTCGGACCGCCTGCGCGAGACGCTCTTCAACATCCTCCAGCACGGCTATGA is a window of Microvirga lotononidis DNA encoding:
- a CDS encoding 3'(2'),5'-bisphosphate nucleotidase CysQ — its product is MLSSSPQSIAALAPAVRDAARQAGELALPYYRAGAQTAARLWYKGQSSPVTEADIALDVFLKEHLSGLFPEAGWLSEETADDPSRLEQSYVWIVDPIDGTRAFASGHADWAISIALVKDGRPVLGVLHAPIHERLYEARIGEGAWCNGERLALDQAGGTSPARVAGPKPLVDRLERRMGPVERLPKVPSLALRLARVAEGTIDIGLVSANAQDWDIAAADLILQEAGGCLTGFDGSTPIYNRPQPSHDEMIAVASRLHPRAIGAMRA
- a CDS encoding DUF4170 domain-containing protein produces the protein MTDTPGKQLLHLVFGGELSSLESVDFKDLSKLDIVGIYPNYASAHAAWKAKAQATVDNAQMRYFIVHLHRLLDPQNG
- a CDS encoding lysophospholipid acyltransferase family protein translates to MSLMKRIIRSRAVQETLGFVVAGYLKFVQRTNRFVMEPADAYERIEMPVIAAMWHGQHFMIHFAKRPQDRAASLVSRSGDGEFNAVALRHLGVRAIRGSGARGRDIRKKGGAQAMRSMLRALSDGEMVVMTADIPKISRICGQGIVTLAQLSGRPIVPVAVVTSRRIDFDSWDKASIGLPFGRGAMVLGEPVHVPRDADEPTLESLRKCVERELDRVHERAYALVGSRDPGAKPNPVLMEGSRA
- a CDS encoding 3-deoxy-D-manno-octulosonic acid transferase, which translates into the protein MSFPIVFKAYRAAVSVLEPAVLGLLYWRRHKGREDRTRLGERQGYPSRQRPKGHLIWVHGASIGETLSLLPIVERMTQRGLTVLVTSGTKTSASLIARRLPPGAIHQFVPLDVPRYTRRFLEHWQPDLALIAESEIWPNTIMALAERDIPLVMVNGRMSDRSYRRWQKMPRIIKGLLDQFALCLAQTAEDAERLARLGAPRVIVTGNIKFDAAPPPADPRMVAHLSGMIAGRPVWLAASTHPGEESVIVAVHRALAKRYPQLLTIIAPRHPHRGPEVSALAGQAGLRAGRRSEGIHPDRATDVYVVDTVGEMGLFYRLSPVVLMGGTLVPVGGHNPIEPAKLGAAILHGPHVHTATEIYEALDRSRGALMVKDSATLARAVNELLSNAALTRDMARKAGEAVQALGGAVDRTMQSVEPFIVQAKLGARR
- the lpxK gene encoding tetraacyldisaccharide 4'-kinase, encoding MRAPRFWWQPFPTLPATLLRPAGIIYTSVATRRMHRTGEKADLPVICIGNFTAGGAGKTPTALAVARILDAGGESPAFLSRGYGGRLPGPVQVSTPDHSASDVGDEPILLSRTATTIVSRDRPAGAQLAYESGATVVIMDDGLQNPSLVKDCAIAVVDGATGIGNGLPLPAGPLRAPMDVQWPMIDAVLIIGDGEPGRQIAEEAERRDKRVFEARLAPSPEAIQSLEGRRVLAFAGIGRPGKFFDTLRDCGAIVEAARSFPDHHRYTTAELGTLQREAEARGLVAVTTEKDFARIAAIRDPRPWPELTVLPVRLRIENEAGLRNLLLRRINERRLRVA
- a CDS encoding DUF2093 domain-containing protein; translation: MLNKIERSGGEAVVQYLDSNLRVVKPGAYVRCAVTGVEIPLDELKYWSVERQEAYASPEAVMMRISGQPAPRK
- the xseA gene encoding exodeoxyribonuclease VII large subunit, yielding MFAEKAPSNAPEWSVSDLAGALKRTLEDAFGHVRLRGEVSGYRGPHSSGHAYFCLKDQNARIDAVIWKGSFARLKIRPEEGMEVIATGRITTFPGSSKYQIVIDTLEPAGIGALMALLEERRRKLNAEGLFAQERKRPLPFLPRVIGVVTSPTGAVIRDILHRLEDRFPRRVLVWPVRVQGDTCASEVAAAIRGFNALEPGGRIPRPDVLIVARGGGSIEDLWGFNEEIVVRAAAESAIPLVSAVGHETDTTLIDYASDRRAPTPTGAAEMVVPVRVELMAAVNDLSRRHMEATLRLVERRRSDLRATARALPTPEALFSPKRQRLDLAAAKLYPALARNARGHEERLLKVARQLAHVSPVANVARMRARLDAVGPRPHNAVCRSILLREESLKQIGRRLVVSREALLRAERTRLAQGHELTRRVAERLVPALQGQIARKADRLEAVSKLFDSLNYKSVLKRGFALVRDADGQPLNSAEAVLDGQALVLEFADGKADATGGRIGSRPRVAKPKLVAAEEQGALF
- the purD gene encoding phosphoribosylamine--glycine ligase; protein product: MNILLIGSGGREHALARSLSASALCDKLLIAPGNPGTAQHGTNVALDVTDHRAVIDFCRVMKVDFVVVGPEAPLVAGLVDDLTAAGIKAFGPSKAAAQLEGSKAFTKDLCAEFDIPTAAYRRFTDAEAAKAYIRGYGVPIVVKADGLAAGKGVVVATSFEEAEQAVDMMIGGGLGAAGAEVVIEAFLEGEEASFFALCDGTHAVPFGTAQDHKRVFDGDQGPNTGGMGAYSPAAVMTPELQARAMREIIEPTLAGMKARGTPYTGILYAGLMLTKDGPQLIEYNARLGDPETQVLLPRLKSDLVTALLAACDGVLNSISLQWSDQAALTVVMAARGYPGAVEKGSEIRGIDKAEALNDVIVFHAGTKQDGDRIVANGGRVLNVTALGRTISEAQTKAYEAVSQIVWPEGFCRKDIGWRAVEREES
- a CDS encoding alpha/beta fold hydrolase; this translates as MPYLLASSLSQTSEHASMSDDLFPDFESHWIDTEVGRIFARTKGNGKPLVLLHGFPQTHAMWHHLAPTLAETYRVVCLDMRGYGWSAAPKGDPKHETYSKRAMGRDVIRVMEALGHVHFAIAGHDRGARVAYRLALDHPGRVERLALLDILPTFHVWEEMRSEKVPEAHWGYLSQAYPKPEEEIGRDPIPYFEGLMRQWSAAGDLSAFDPRALHSYWQSCNEPSRIHAFCEDYRAGATQDIEADEADLAAGKTIQCPTYLIWSDYYLVSGPVGDRKQPLEIWHRSFAPRATGTGVTSGHFVAEENPSATLEALQAFLAS
- a CDS encoding nucleoside deaminase, translating into MSVAFDEARAAAARGEVPVGAAIVKDGRIVASAGNRPRELRDPSAHAEMLAIRRACEALDDERLSGCDLYVTLEPCTMCAGAISFARIRRVYYAAQDPKGGAVDNGVRFFDQPTCHHAPEVYGGIRESEAAQLLKAFFGERR
- a CDS encoding pseudouridine synthase, which translates into the protein MTDSNDDNRRGRSSGRSDRGRPSGDRPPRKPREGGERPFRARGDDDRPRKPREGGDRPFRSRDGDKPFRPRGEGGERPFRSRDNDERPRRFEGGEKKSFRPRGEGGDKPFRGRAGDERPRRFDRSAEDRPRRAREERAEVQAEPLEPVEDRIAKVIARAGVASRRDAEVLIAEGRVTLNGKVLESPAINVTASDKITVDGEPLPAKERTRLWLFHKPRGLVTTARDPEGRPTVFDNLPEDLPRVVAVGRLDINTEGLLLLTNDGGLARIIAHPDTGWLRRYKVRAHGEINQADLDKLRDGISIDGIDYGPIEARLDRMQGDNVWITMGLREGKNREIKRILEHLGMQVNRLIRMSFGPFQLGDLEVGLVEEVRTKVLRDQLGEALAAEAGVDFESPVREPIAPFGSSKKQDREERSERPSRFGRDRDDERPRRRRDDDERPSRGRGGDRFERDEEEPKKRPSRLDVKTSVWRAGETDEDAPRRRSPRRGADPKEARAASGELQRERVGAISSSEGRKVVVERLVRQPQEEEAPAPRRGRAAAGEDRPRRRDDREGAPARRGRETGERPFRARSEDDRPRRPAGDRPFRARPEGDERPRSRQGERPFRSREGGDDRPRKPQGDRPFRARGDDDRPRRGPPRGDAPSRGGPRGGGFKGGPRGASKGGPAKGGFKGGSKGGPRGRR